The Patescibacteria group bacterium genome segment AGGGAGATGAGGATGCGAAGAGTAAGCTCACACAGGCAAACTTGCGTCTCGTGGTTTCTATCGCCAAGCGTTATGTGGGCCGCTCATCAAACCTCTCGCTTCTCGATTTGATTCAAGAAGGCAACATTGGTCTTTTTCGTGCGGTAGAAAAATTTGATTGGCGAAGAGGTTTTAAGTTTTCAACCTATGCAACTTGGTGGATTAGGCAGGCCGTCACGCGCGCGATTGCTGATCAAGCGCGCACCATTCGTATTCCCGTGCATATGGTGGAGACCATCTCAAAGTTTCAGCAGGTACGCCGTCGCCTGACCCAAGATTTGGGTAGAGAGCCGTTGCCTGAAGAAATCGCCTCCGAGATGGTTTTGCCGGTAGAAAAGATCTACTACATCATGAAAATCTCGCAAGACCCCGTATCACTCTATACACCGGTAGGTGAGGACGAAGAGGACTCTACACTTGGCGATTTTATTGAAGACGACAAGATGCTCTCGCCATCGGAAGAAACTTCACGCGGTCTGTTGCGTGATCATATCAATGACATCATTAGCGATTTACTTCCTCGCGAACAAAAGATTTTAAAACTTCGTTTTGGGCTTGATGATGGCATTGTACGCACCCTCGA includes the following:
- a CDS encoding sigma-70 family RNA polymerase sigma factor, whose protein sequence is MATKKIKKKSVKPKAKPKPKKAPVKKIKPKKGAKGKALKQEKKKLSVEAQMDELVLRGKARGFITYKEILNAFPTIEDNIMLLEDLYSRFAAGSVDVLEAQELIEVDEKAPVVKKGKRASAVPRLEKDSSQDSVQMYLREIGRISLLKGEEERQLAMRIEKGDEDAKSKLTQANLRLVVSIAKRYVGRSSNLSLLDLIQEGNIGLFRAVEKFDWRRGFKFSTYATWWIRQAVTRAIADQARTIRIPVHMVETISKFQQVRRRLTQDLGREPLPEEIASEMVLPVEKIYYIMKISQDPVSLYTPVGEDEEDSTLGDFIEDDKMLSPSEETSRGLLRDHINDIISDLLPREQKILKLRFGLDDGIVRTLEEVGKEFGVTRERIRQIEAKAIEKIRQHESAKKIQGY